Proteins from a single region of Kluyveromyces lactis strain NRRL Y-1140 chromosome C complete sequence:
- the FKS3 gene encoding putative 1,3-beta-D-glucan synthase (similar to uniprot|P40989 Saccharomyces cerevisiae YGR032W GSC2 or uniprot|P38631 Saccharomyces cerevisiae YLR342W FKS1 or uniprot|Q04952 Saccharomyces cerevisiae YMR306W FKS3): protein MTSPQVSMTEIEFPAWYQDEQVPVTKQEIKDIFNDLTRKFGFQQSSKENVYIHLLTQLDSRASRTTAQQALISLHASYIGGDCSNYKKWYFAAQLDLDEEIGFPYMKLHGKSKKRNAKFASEKGISIKEQQRLWKQKQDEFLENYPKIIMSENERKTGSSYKAADYKWKMKMNSLTSSQMTRQLALYLLIWGEANQLRFTPECLCFIFKCALDYDSSLQDIEDSSQDEFTFLNNIITPIYKFIRDQVYTLDSQGKLIRREKDHKDIIGYDDVNQLFWYPEGIERIVLKSGARLVDTPLENRFLLLKDVNWDVVFYKTYYETRTWLHSMTNFNRIWIIHFATFWFFTSFNAPTLYSKNYIQTLDNPPTPQSRFSAIALGGAITCLVQIVATFAEWSFVPRDWPGAQHLSKRMIGLFLCFLLNFGPSVYVFGFFDLDVHSKSAYIVSIIQFTIAIITTIFFSIKPLGGLFVSYLQRGKTKRKYVSSQTFTASFPELTGRSKWFSRGLWFCVFVCKFIESYFFLTLSLRDPIRALSTMDMTRCIGDKILGRLVCRWQSSITLFLMIVTDLVLFFLDTYLWYIICNSLFSIMLSFSLGTSILTPWKNIYSRLPRRIYTKILATAEMDTKFKPKILVSQIWNAVVISMYREHLISIDHVQRLLFQQVESTFHEGRALKSPTFFLAQDDSNFKSMEFFPRNSEARRRISFFAQSLSTPITEPIPVECMPTFTVLIPHYAEKILLSLREIIKEESPNSKITLLEYLKQLHPTEWECFVRDSKLLAIENGHLSKELEESENNSNKKDDSYIQEKISDLPFYSVGFNDSDPRYTLRTRIWASLRTQTLYSTISGFMNYAKAIKLLYRIENPSMVHMYADNIDGLENELELMARRKFKMVVAMQRYAEFNQSEREAVDFIFKVFPSISISYLTKEKDPNNVTGEPTFYSCLCDGSCDVDESTGLRIPRFKIRLSGNPILGDGKSDNQNHSIIFYRGEYIQVIDANQDNYLEECLKIRSILSEFEELEMENFVPYIPGIEYSEQPAPVGIVGAREYIFSENIGVLGDIAAGKEQTFGTLFARTLSEIGAKLHYGHPDFLNAIFMTTRGGISKAQKGLHLNEDIYAGMTVLCRGGRIKHSDYFQCGKGRDLGFNSILNFTTKIGAGMGEQLLSREYYYLGTQLPIDRFLSFFYAHPGFHLNNLFITLSVQLFFVLLLNLGSLNHEVTSCIYDHNKPITDIPIPIGCYQLKPVLHWVTIFVLSIFIVFFIAFAPLLIQELLEKGIWKAFSRFNHHLISLAPVFEVFVCQIYSNSLSTDVTFGDAKYIPTGRGFAITRLDFNDLYSRFAASSIYSGSMVFLMLLFATLSIWQPALLWFWITVISLCLAPFIFNPHQFSFTNFFVDYRNVMHWFSGGNSSYQPNSWANFVKDNRSRYTGYKRKVIHDKSETKNKSQRRPSFTNLFISEILIPSFLVVFSLSAYCYINSQTGVRKVEPTQILVRLALVTFFPIVGNIVTLSCLFMMSCFAGPILSCCCSHSSGTTAAIAHAISVILYLLDFEIIWFLEGWNFTRTLVTVITAINIQNLIFKVVTIMLLSREYLNNRSHLAWWSGKWYNTKIGWSVIFQPGREFIVKIMESSLFAADYILCHFLLYAQTPIVLIPFIDYWHSTMLFWLRPGSFLSRTTIYSAKQKRIRLSIVRRYFFLYILNLIFFLALLIIPMVTQNYLPKGETLFTDDLLSGLIQPHKQENNDTGPNAPSTILRSTPPLPVFKTVA, encoded by the coding sequence ATGACAAGTCCTCAAGTCTCTATGACAGAGATTGAATTTCCGGCTTGGTATCAGGACGAGCAAGTGCCAGTCACAAAACAGGAAATCAAAgacatcttcaatgatttaACCAGAAAGTTTGGATTCCAACAATCGTCGAAGGAAAACGTCTATATTCATCTTTTGACTCAACTCGATTCAAGGGCTAGTAGAACTACTGCCCAACAAGCTTTAATTTCTCTCCATGCCTCATATATTGGTGGAGACTGTTCGAATTATAAGAAGTGGTATTTTGCCGCCCAACTAGATTTAGATGAAGAGATTGGATTCCCTTACATGAAACTTCATGgtaaatcaaagaagagaaatgcAAAGTTCGCAAGCGAGAAAGGTATTTCAATTAAAGAGCAACAACGACTGTGGAAACAGAAGCAGGATGAATTTTTGGAGAATTATCCCAAAATTATAATGTCAGAAAATGAGAGGAAAACTGGTTCCTCATATAAAGCCGCCGATTacaaatggaaaatgaagatgaactCTCTTACTTCATCACAAATGACTAGACAGCTAGCGTTATATTTATTAATCTGGGGAGAAGCAAACCAATTGAGATTTACACCAGAATGCCTCTGTTTTATATTTAAGTGCGCATTAGATTATGATTCTAGCTTGCAGGACATCGAAGATTCATCCCAAGATGAATTTACTTTTCTAAATAATATCATCACCCCGATTTACAAATTCATCAGGGATCAAGTTTATACACTAGATTCACAGGGCAAACTAATAAGAAGGGAAAAGGACCACAAGGATATTATTGGGTACGATGATGTGAATCAATTATTTTGGTATCCTGAAGGAATCGAACGGATTGTCCTAAAATCTGGAGCAAGATTGGTTGATACCCCTTTAGAAAAtagatttcttctattGAAAGACGTAAACTGGGATGTCGTTTTCTATAAGACATACTATGAGACAAGGACATGGCTACACTCAATGACAAATTTCAACAGGATTTGGATCATTCATTTTGCAACGTTTTGGTTCTTTACTTCGTTCAATGCACCAACGTTATACAGCAAAAATTACATTCAGACATTGGATAACCCACCAACACCTCAGAGTAGATTTTCAGCTATTGCTTTAGGCGGTGCAATCACTTGCTTGGTTCAGATAGTTGCCACTTTCGCGGAATGGAGCTTTGTGCCCAGAGATTGGCCCGGTGCCCAACATCTCAGTAAAAGAATGATCGGTCTATTTTTATGTTTTCTCCTAAACTTTGGGCCATCTGTGTACgtttttggtttctttgatttggacgttcattcaaagagtgCATATATCGTCTCCATAATTCAGTTTACGATTGCTATCATTACTAcaatattcttttcaatcaAACCTTTAGGAGGACTATTCGTATCGTATCTACAAAGAGGTAagaccaaaagaaaatatgtGTCATCACAGACGTTTACCGCATCGTTCCCAGAATTGACTGGAAGAAGCAAGTGGTTTTCAAGAGGCCTATGGTTTTGTGTCTTTGTTTGTAAATTCATTGAatcatatttcttcttaACGTTGTCATTAAGAGATCCGATACGTGCATTATCCACGATGGATATGACGAGATGTATTGGCGACAAAATCTTGGGTAGATTGGTATGCAGATGGCAGTCATCAATTACCttatttttgatgataGTGACAGATTTggttcttttcttccttgatACTTATCTCTGGTACATCATTTGCAATAGTTTATTCTCCATCATGTTATCCTTTTCCCTAGGCACATCGATATTGACACCATGGAAAAACATTTACTCAAGACTACCAAGAAGAATCTATACCAAAATTCTTGCAACAGCTGAAATGGATACTAAGTTCAAACCAAAAATATTGGTTTCTCAAATATGGAATGCAGTAGTTATCTCGATGTATCGCGAGCACTTGATATCGATAGATCACGTTCAGAGGCTATTATTTCAGCAAGTTGAATCGACTTTTCATGAAGGCAGAGCATTGAAATCACCAACATTTTTTCTTGCTCAAGATGACTCAAATTTCAAGTCTATGGAattctttccaagaaaCTCCGAAGCCAGGCGACGCATATCATTTTTTGCACAGTCTTTATCAACACCTATTACTGAACCCATACCAGTAGAATGTATGCCAACCTTCACAGTGTTGATTCCACATTATGCGGAGAAGATTTTACTCAGTCTAAGAGAAATAATCAAGGAGGAATCTCCAAATAGTAAAATAACGTTATTAGAATATTTGAAACAATTGCACCCAACTGAATGGGAGTGTTTTGTTCGAGATTCGAAGTTATTGGCCATAGAAAATGGTCATTTATCCAAAGAACTCGAAGAATCAGAAAACAACAGTAACAAGAAGGATGATTCATATATTCAGGAAAAGATAAGCGACTTGCCATTCTATTCTGTCGGATTCAACGACTCTGATCCCCGGTACACTTTACGTACAAGAATATGGGCATCATTAAGAACTCAAACACTTTACAGCACCATATCTGGATTTATGAACTATGCAAAGGCTATCAAGCTACTTTATAGGATAGAAAATCCATCTATGGTTCACATGTATGCTGATAACATTGATGGTTTAGAGAATGAGTTAGAATTAATggcaagaagaaaatttaAAATGGTTGTTGCCATGCAAAGGTATGCGGAGTTCAATCAAAGTGAGAGAGAAGCTGTGGactttattttcaaagtattTCCATCCATATCGATATCCTATTtaacaaaggaaaaagacCCGAATAATGTCACAGGAGAGCCAACATTTTACTCTTGTTTGTGTGATGGTTCGTGTGATGTGGATGAGTCAACAGGTTTGCGCATACCTAGATTCAAGATCAGACTATCAGGGAACCCAATTTTAGGGGACGGTAAATCTGATAATCAAAATCATTCGATAATTTTTTATCGTGGAGAGTATATTCAAGTCATAGATGCCAACCAGGACAATTATTTGGAAGAATGTTTAAAGATACGGTCGATATTAagtgaatttgaagaattggagaTGGAAAATTTTGTGCCATACATACCAGGCATCGAATATAGCGAGCAGCCAGCACCAGTTGGTATCGTTGGTGCTAGAGAATACATCTTTTCAGAGAATATCGGAGTACTCGGAGATATTGCTGCAGGCAAAGAGCAGACCTTTGGTACATTGTTTGCTAGAACTCTTTCTGAGATTGGTGCCAAGTTACATTATGGCCATCCAGATTTCCTAAATGCAATTTTCATGACAACTAGAGGAGGCATTTCAAAAGCACAAAAGGGTTTGCACTTGAATGAAGATATATATGCTGGGATGACAGTTCTTTGTAGAGGTGGGAGAATCAAGCACAGTGACTACTTCCAATGCGGAAAAGGGCGTGATCTCGGTTttaattcaattttgaattttacAACTAAGATTGGTGCTGGTATGGGAGAACAACTTTTATCTCGagaatattattatttagGAACCCAACTTCCAATTGATCGATTTTTGTCCTTCTTTTATGCCCATCCAGGATTTCACCTCAATAATTTATTCATAACACTATCAGTGCAATTATTTTTCGTATTGCTCTTGAATTTGGGCTCTTTGAATCATGAAGTTACATCATGCATTTATGACCATAACAAACCCATAACTGACATACCCATTCCAATCGGTTGTTATCAATTAAAACCTGTCTTGCATTGGGTGACAATCTTTGTGTTATCAATATtcattgtatttttcatAGCATTCGCACCACTTTTGATACAAGAGCTTCTTGAAAAGGGTATCTGGAAAGCATTTTCTAGGTTTAATCACCATTTGATCTCTTTGGCTCCTGTTTTTGAAGTATTTGTGTGTCAAATTTATTCCAATTCCTTATCGACAGATGTAACATTTGGAGATGCAAAGTATATCCCGACAGGGAGGGGCTTTGCTATAACAAGGCTAGATTTCAATGATCTTTACTCCAGATTTGCTGCATCATCCATATACTCAGGATCAATGGTAtttttgatgttgttgtttgCCACTTTGTCAATCTGGCAGCCCGCATTATTATGGTTTTGGATAACTGTGATTTCCTTGTGCTTAGCACCATTTATCTTCAACCCACATCAGTTTTCATTCACtaatttctttgttgacTATAGGAATGTAATGCATTGGTTTTCTGGTGGTAATTCCAGTTATCAGCCAAACTCTTGGGCCAATTTTGTGAAGGATAATAGGAGCAGATATACAGGTTACAAGAGAAAGGTGATACATGACAAAAGTGAAACCAAGAATAAAAGCCAAAGACGTCCTTCATTCACCAACCTTTTCATTTCAGAAATACTAATTCCATCATTTCTAGTAGTTTTCAGCTTGAGCGCCTACTGTTACATTAATTCACAAACCGGAGTTAGGAAAGTTGAGCCTACCCAAATATTAGTGCGGCTCGCGCTTGTCACTTTCTTCCCAATTGTAGGAAATATTGTAACGTTGTCTTGCCTTTTCATGATGTCATGTTTTGCAGGGCCAATACTATCATGCTGTTGTAGCCACTCGAGTGGAACAACAGCGGCAATCGCCCATGCAATATCTGTGATTTTATATTTGCTTGATTTCGAAATAATCTGGTTCTTGGAAGGTTGGAACTTCACCAGGACGTTGGTGACGGTGATAACCGCAATAAATATCCAAAATTTGATCTTTAAGGTAGTGACCATAATGCTGCTTTCAAGAGAGTATTTGAACAATAGATCGCATTTAGCATGGTGGTCCGGGAAATGGTATAACACTAAAATTGGATGGTCGGTAATATTCCAACCTGGGAGAGAATTTATCGTGAAAATTATGGAGTCAAGTCTTTTCGCCGCTGA